The Caballeronia sp. Lep1P3 genome window below encodes:
- the argA gene encoding amino-acid N-acetyltransferase, protein MNSQSDLTLASQPAASEADAPNPLAQFVDWMRSVAPYIHAFRNKTFVVAFGGELVQEGRLNALVQDVGLLHAMGIQIVLVHGSRPQLDEQLSLHGVESSFSHGLRITDARALESAKEAAGEVRLDIEAAISQGLPNTPMAHAHISVVSGNFVTARPVGILDGVDFQHTGVVRKIDGDSVRQSLASNKIVLLSSLGFSPTGEAFNLSMEDVASAAAIALRADKIIFVTEIPGLVDQEGELVREMSLDDAYRLHESGELQGDTAFYLKHAIRACRGGVARAHIIPYALDGSVLLELFLHDGVGTMISYENLESLREATPDDVGGILTLIEPLESDGTLVRRGRHQIERDIDHFSVIEHDGVLFGCAALYPYTQERIGEMACLTVAPEAQGSGDGERLLKRIEQRARARGLTRIFVLTTRTEHWFLKRGFVKVTVDDLPEDRRRLYNWQRKSLVLMKQL, encoded by the coding sequence ATGAATTCCCAATCCGACCTCACCCTCGCGTCGCAGCCGGCCGCAAGCGAAGCCGATGCGCCGAATCCCCTCGCCCAGTTCGTCGACTGGATGCGCTCCGTCGCGCCTTATATCCACGCGTTCCGCAACAAGACGTTCGTCGTCGCGTTCGGCGGGGAACTGGTGCAGGAAGGACGGCTCAACGCGCTAGTGCAGGACGTCGGTCTGCTGCACGCAATGGGCATTCAGATCGTGCTCGTGCACGGCTCGCGTCCGCAGCTCGACGAGCAGTTGAGCCTGCACGGCGTCGAATCGTCGTTCTCGCATGGACTGCGCATAACCGATGCCCGCGCGCTCGAATCCGCGAAGGAAGCCGCCGGCGAAGTGCGTCTCGACATCGAGGCGGCGATCAGCCAAGGCTTGCCGAATACGCCGATGGCGCACGCGCACATCAGCGTCGTCTCCGGCAACTTCGTGACCGCGCGGCCGGTCGGCATTCTGGATGGCGTCGACTTCCAGCACACCGGCGTCGTGCGCAAGATCGACGGCGATTCCGTGCGCCAGTCGCTCGCGAGCAACAAGATCGTGCTCCTGTCCTCGCTCGGATTCTCGCCGACGGGCGAAGCCTTCAACCTGTCGATGGAGGACGTCGCGTCCGCCGCCGCCATCGCGCTGCGCGCCGACAAGATCATCTTCGTGACGGAGATTCCCGGCCTCGTCGATCAGGAAGGCGAACTCGTGCGCGAAATGTCGCTCGACGACGCCTACCGCCTGCACGAATCCGGCGAATTGCAGGGCGACACCGCGTTCTATCTGAAGCACGCGATCCGTGCGTGCCGCGGCGGCGTCGCGCGGGCGCACATCATCCCTTACGCGCTCGACGGCAGCGTCCTGCTCGAACTCTTCCTGCACGACGGCGTCGGCACGATGATCTCGTATGAGAACCTCGAAAGCCTGCGCGAAGCCACGCCGGACGACGTCGGCGGCATCCTCACGCTGATCGAGCCGCTCGAAAGCGACGGCACGCTCGTGCGGCGCGGGCGGCATCAGATCGAACGGGACATCGACCACTTTTCGGTCATCGAGCACGACGGCGTGCTCTTCGGCTGCGCGGCGCTCTATCCGTACACGCAGGAACGCATCGGCGAGATGGCATGCCTCACCGTCGCGCCGGAAGCGCAAGGCTCGGGCGACGGCGAACGGCTTCTGAAGCGCATCGAGCAGCGCGCTCGCGCCCGCGGCCTGACGCGCATCTTCGTCCTCACCACGCGCACGGAGCACTGGTTCCTCAAGCGCGGCTTCGTGAAAGTGACCGTCGACGATCTGCCCGAAGACCGCCGCCGCCTCTACAACTGGCAGCGCAAATCGCTCGTTCTCATGAAACAGCTCTGA
- a CDS encoding oxidative damage protection protein, with protein sequence MARMVQCAKLGKEAEGLDFPPLPGELGKRIYETVSKEAWQGWLKQQTMLINENRLNMADPRARQYLIKQTEKYFFGEGADTASGYVPPQS encoded by the coding sequence ATGGCCCGAATGGTTCAATGCGCAAAGCTCGGCAAGGAAGCCGAGGGACTCGACTTTCCGCCGCTGCCGGGCGAACTCGGCAAGCGTATTTACGAGACGGTCTCGAAGGAAGCATGGCAAGGCTGGCTCAAGCAGCAGACCATGCTCATCAACGAGAATCGGCTCAACATGGCCGATCCGCGCGCGCGCCAGTATCTGATCAAGCAGACGGAGAAATACTTCTTCGGCGAAGGCGCCGATACGGCGTCCGGCTACGTGCCGCCGCAAAGCTGA
- the proP gene encoding glycine betaine/L-proline transporter ProP: protein MTALNDGLWRKHQPSQSPDLSLDDITIVDQSLLKRAVGAMAIGNAMEWFDFGVYSYIAVTLGKVFFPSSSPAAQLLATFGTFAAAFLVRPLGGMVFGPLGDRIGRKRVLAMTMIMMAIGTFCIGLIPSYATIGVAAPVLLLAARLVQGFSTGGEYGGAATFIAEFSPDKKRGFMSSFLECGTLVGYVLGAGVVAVLTGALSQDALLNWGWRIPFLVAGPLGLIGLYIRMKLEETPAFQREADKMEAAAHETTKAQFRETLVQQWKPLLQCVGLVLIFNVTDYMALSYLPSYLSATLKFNETHGLFIVLIVMVLMIPLTLFAGRLSDKIGRKPVMLAGCVGLLVLSIPALSLIRVGSFASIFAGMMILGALLSTFTGVMPSSLPALFPTKIRYGALAIGFNVSVSLFGGTTPLVTAWLVDKTGNLMMPAYYLMGASLIGIVSVLALHETAKKPLKGSPPAVASHSEAHAILRGHREAAEMDDGFPEGTVRA, encoded by the coding sequence ATGACCGCCCTCAACGACGGCCTTTGGCGCAAGCATCAACCTTCGCAATCGCCTGACCTCTCGCTCGACGACATCACCATCGTCGATCAATCCCTTCTCAAGCGCGCAGTCGGCGCCATGGCCATCGGCAACGCGATGGAATGGTTCGATTTCGGCGTGTACAGCTACATCGCCGTGACGCTCGGCAAGGTGTTCTTTCCGTCGTCGAGCCCGGCCGCGCAGTTGCTCGCGACCTTCGGCACGTTCGCGGCGGCCTTTCTCGTGCGTCCGCTCGGCGGCATGGTGTTCGGCCCGCTCGGCGACCGCATCGGCAGAAAGCGCGTTCTCGCGATGACGATGATCATGATGGCCATCGGCACGTTCTGCATCGGCCTCATTCCGAGCTACGCGACGATCGGCGTGGCGGCGCCCGTGCTGCTGCTCGCCGCGCGTCTGGTGCAAGGTTTTTCGACCGGCGGCGAGTACGGCGGCGCGGCGACGTTCATCGCCGAATTCTCGCCGGACAAGAAGCGCGGCTTCATGTCGAGCTTTCTGGAATGCGGCACGCTCGTCGGCTATGTGCTCGGCGCGGGCGTGGTCGCGGTGCTGACGGGCGCGCTGTCGCAGGATGCGCTGCTCAACTGGGGCTGGCGCATTCCGTTTCTCGTTGCGGGTCCGCTCGGCCTCATCGGTCTCTATATCCGCATGAAGCTCGAAGAAACGCCCGCGTTCCAGCGCGAAGCCGACAAGATGGAAGCGGCCGCGCACGAAACGACCAAGGCGCAGTTCCGCGAAACGCTCGTGCAGCAGTGGAAGCCGCTTTTGCAGTGCGTGGGCCTCGTGCTGATCTTCAACGTGACGGACTACATGGCGCTGTCGTATCTGCCGAGCTATCTGTCCGCGACGCTCAAGTTCAACGAGACGCACGGCCTGTTCATCGTGCTGATCGTGATGGTGCTGATGATTCCGCTCACGCTTTTCGCGGGCCGTCTGTCGGACAAGATCGGCCGCAAGCCGGTGATGCTCGCGGGGTGCGTCGGCTTGCTGGTGCTGTCGATTCCGGCGCTTTCGCTGATCCGCGTCGGCAGCTTCGCGTCGATCTTCGCGGGCATGATGATCCTGGGCGCGCTCCTCTCGACCTTCACCGGCGTGATGCCTTCGTCGCTGCCGGCGCTCTTCCCGACGAAGATCCGCTACGGCGCGCTCGCGATCGGCTTCAACGTGTCGGTGTCGCTCTTCGGCGGCACGACGCCGCTAGTGACGGCGTGGCTCGTCGACAAGACCGGCAATCTGATGATGCCCGCGTACTACCTGATGGGCGCGTCGCTCATCGGCATCGTGTCGGTGCTCGCGCTGCATGAGACGGCGAAAAAGCCGCTCAAGGGCTCGCCGCCCGCGGTGGCGTCGCACTCGGAAGCGCACGCGATTTTGCGCGGCCATCGCGAAGCCGCCGAAATGGACGACGGATTCCCGGAAGGCACGGTTCGCGCGTAA
- a CDS encoding metallophosphoesterase family protein: MKIGLISDTHNLVRAEALDALAGCDHIIHAGDICRRDVLDALAQLAPLTVVRGNNDVAESVAALPEHARIELGGATIHVVHDIADVPAPLEGVDVVVTGHSHKPAVARRDGVLFVNPGSAGPRRFKLPVTVGLLEVGAGGIDARIVTLIA; this comes from the coding sequence ATGAAGATCGGCCTCATCTCCGACACCCACAATCTCGTGCGCGCCGAAGCGCTCGACGCGCTCGCCGGCTGCGATCACATCATCCATGCGGGCGACATCTGCCGGCGCGACGTGCTCGATGCGCTCGCGCAACTCGCGCCGCTCACCGTCGTGCGCGGCAACAACGACGTGGCCGAGAGCGTGGCGGCGTTGCCGGAGCACGCGCGCATCGAACTGGGCGGCGCGACGATTCACGTCGTGCACGATATCGCGGACGTACCCGCGCCGCTCGAAGGCGTCGATGTCGTCGTGACCGGGCACTCGCACAAGCCGGCCGTCGCGCGGCGCGACGGCGTGCTCTTCGTCAATCCGGGCAGCGCGGGGCCGCGCCGGTTCAAGTTGCCGGTGACTGTCGGCCTGCTCGAGGTCGGCGCGGGCGGCATCGACGCGCGCATCGTCACGCTGATCGCATGA
- a CDS encoding TMEM175 family protein gives MGKTRLEAFSDGVIAIIITIMVLELKVPHGHELDALAPLVPVLSAYVLSFVYVGIYWSNHHHLLHAIGRVNGSVLWANLHLLFWLSLFPFTTNWMGESHLSPVPTAAYGFVLFMTAVAYYILTRALIAMHGENSPLERALGADRKGKLSVLLYLAAIAASFWQPWLAAVMYALVAAVWLVPDRRIERILLNEEH, from the coding sequence ATGGGCAAAACCCGGCTCGAAGCCTTCAGCGATGGCGTCATCGCCATCATCATCACGATCATGGTGCTGGAACTCAAAGTGCCGCACGGCCACGAGCTCGACGCGCTCGCGCCGCTCGTTCCCGTGCTGAGCGCGTATGTGCTGAGCTTCGTCTACGTCGGCATCTACTGGAGCAATCACCATCATCTGCTGCACGCCATCGGGCGCGTGAACGGCTCGGTGCTCTGGGCCAACCTGCATCTGCTGTTCTGGCTGTCGCTCTTTCCGTTCACGACGAACTGGATGGGCGAAAGCCATCTCAGTCCCGTGCCGACCGCCGCCTACGGCTTTGTGCTCTTCATGACGGCCGTCGCGTATTACATCCTCACGCGCGCGCTGATCGCCATGCACGGCGAGAACTCGCCGCTCGAACGCGCGCTCGGCGCGGATCGCAAGGGCAAGTTGTCCGTGCTGCTGTATCTCGCCGCCATCGCCGCCTCGTTCTGGCAGCCGTGGCTCGCGGCCGTCATGTATGCGCTCGTTGCCGCCGTGTGGCTCGTGCCGGACCGCCGCATCGAGCGCATTTTGCTGAACGAGGAGCACTGA
- a CDS encoding DUF1254 domain-containing protein: MHKKIRSIAALFSLGILSLARVGEASELVTADNFNRAESDLYFSQTVQRAGGLGKFSHRRELASVASQAVVRTNRDTLYSAAVFDLDAGPVTVTMPDAGKRFMSLIAIDEDQYAAGVHYGAGRYTFDRAHVGTRYLLLGVRVFVDPNTPADLAQAHALQDAIRIEQPNSGTFEVPDWDPASQKKVREALLTLASTLPDTRGMFGARGEVDPVRHLISTASGWGGNPEKDATYVTVTPPGNDGKTVFRLTVKDVPVDAFWSITMYNAQGYLEKNAYDAYSVNNITAKKNADGSVTVQFGGCDGVVPNCLPTPPNWTYWVRLYRPRAEILSGAWRFPEPQPVR; this comes from the coding sequence ATGCATAAAAAAATTCGGTCGATCGCAGCGCTCTTTTCATTAGGCATACTAAGTCTCGCACGCGTGGGAGAAGCGTCCGAACTCGTCACGGCAGACAATTTCAACCGCGCCGAAAGCGATCTCTATTTCAGCCAGACAGTGCAGCGCGCAGGAGGGCTCGGCAAGTTCTCTCATCGCCGCGAGCTTGCGTCGGTCGCATCGCAAGCGGTCGTTCGCACCAATCGGGACACGCTCTATTCAGCGGCCGTTTTCGATCTCGACGCCGGTCCGGTCACCGTCACCATGCCCGATGCGGGCAAGCGGTTCATGTCGCTCATCGCCATCGACGAGGACCAGTACGCGGCGGGCGTCCATTACGGCGCGGGCCGCTACACGTTCGACCGCGCGCACGTCGGCACGCGCTATCTGCTGCTCGGCGTGCGCGTTTTCGTCGATCCGAACACCCCGGCGGACCTCGCCCAGGCGCATGCGCTGCAGGACGCGATCCGTATCGAACAGCCGAACTCCGGCACGTTCGAAGTCCCCGACTGGGACCCTGCAAGCCAGAAAAAGGTGCGTGAGGCCCTGCTCACGCTGGCATCGACGCTGCCCGACACGCGCGGCATGTTCGGCGCGCGCGGCGAAGTGGACCCGGTGCGCCATCTGATTTCGACGGCGTCCGGCTGGGGCGGCAATCCCGAGAAGGACGCGACCTATGTGACCGTGACGCCGCCCGGAAACGACGGCAAAACGGTGTTCAGGCTCACCGTGAAAGACGTGCCGGTCGACGCGTTCTGGTCGATCACCATGTACAACGCGCAGGGCTATCTCGAGAAGAATGCCTACGACGCCTATTCGGTCAACAACATCACGGCGAAGAAGAATGCGGATGGCTCGGTGACGGTCCAGTTCGGCGGCTGCGACGGCGTGGTTCCGAACTGCCTGCCCACCCCGCCCAACTGGACTTACTGGGTGCGTCTCTACCGCCCGCGCGCCGAGATTCTGAGTGGTGCGTGGCGGTTCCCGGAACCGCAGCCCGTTCGTTAG
- a CDS encoding DUF1254 domain-containing protein, giving the protein MQFKRFKMSAAAAILGCTMTAITATASAAVMDLQVRVIERRGFEAVVWGMSAVNFDLMVQAMARLAGGDTSSNKIVYWSRPSSWKNQTLTPNPDTIYLMPFFDTSKVGPVVLEIPPEGAGTIVGSIDDAWQTALEDVGPAGADKGKGGRYLILPPGYDGEVPGGYIVLRANTYSGFALLRSNLKGRTDAEIANAVEYGKRVKLYPLKDAAAPGRTMFLDANDTLFDSTIPYDARIFESLDRVVQREPWLTRDKVMIDMLKTIGIEKGQPFRPDDDTQAALRSAAKEAHQWLDKQYEAQFAQPYYGGTHWALPVSAALVQGLGDNFADPNRYPVDARGMTYTIGFFSAKKLGTGQFYLATTRDGAGGMLDGARTYRLRVPAQAPVRQYWSATVYDRATHTLVRDTAWSSRASNDPNVQKNADGSVDLYFSPQAPAGKESNWIPTRANGQFEILLRFYGPEKPLFDKTWRLPDLEQAS; this is encoded by the coding sequence GTGCAATTCAAACGTTTCAAAATGAGCGCCGCCGCCGCGATCCTCGGCTGCACGATGACCGCGATAACAGCGACAGCCAGCGCCGCGGTCATGGACCTGCAGGTGCGCGTCATCGAGCGCCGCGGCTTCGAGGCGGTGGTCTGGGGCATGTCCGCCGTCAACTTCGACCTGATGGTTCAGGCGATGGCCCGTCTCGCGGGCGGCGACACCAGCAGCAACAAGATCGTGTACTGGTCGCGGCCGTCGAGCTGGAAAAATCAGACGCTCACGCCGAACCCCGACACCATCTATCTGATGCCGTTCTTCGATACGAGCAAGGTCGGCCCGGTCGTGCTGGAAATTCCGCCGGAAGGCGCGGGCACGATCGTCGGCTCGATCGACGACGCCTGGCAGACGGCGCTCGAAGACGTCGGACCCGCTGGCGCGGACAAGGGCAAAGGCGGCCGCTATCTGATTCTTCCGCCGGGCTACGACGGCGAAGTGCCGGGTGGATACATCGTGCTGCGCGCGAACACGTACAGCGGCTTCGCGCTCCTGCGCTCCAATCTGAAGGGCCGCACCGACGCCGAGATCGCGAACGCCGTCGAATACGGCAAGCGCGTCAAGCTGTATCCGCTGAAAGACGCCGCCGCGCCGGGACGAACGATGTTTCTGGACGCGAACGACACGCTCTTCGATTCGACCATTCCCTACGACGCGCGCATCTTCGAGTCGCTTGACCGCGTCGTGCAGAGGGAACCGTGGCTCACGCGCGACAAGGTCATGATCGACATGCTGAAGACCATCGGCATCGAGAAGGGACAGCCGTTCCGCCCGGACGACGACACGCAGGCCGCCCTGCGCAGCGCTGCGAAGGAAGCGCACCAATGGCTCGACAAGCAGTACGAGGCACAGTTCGCGCAGCCGTACTACGGGGGCACGCACTGGGCGCTGCCGGTTTCCGCCGCGCTCGTGCAGGGCCTCGGCGACAACTTCGCCGATCCGAACCGGTATCCGGTGGACGCGCGAGGCATGACCTACACGATCGGCTTTTTCAGCGCGAAGAAGCTCGGCACCGGCCAGTTCTATCTCGCGACGACGCGCGACGGCGCGGGCGGCATGCTCGACGGCGCGCGGACCTACCGGCTGCGCGTGCCGGCGCAAGCGCCCGTGCGCCAGTACTGGTCCGCGACCGTCTATGACCGCGCGACGCATACGCTCGTGCGCGACACCGCGTGGTCGAGCCGCGCATCCAACGATCCGAACGTCCAGAAGAACGCGGACGGCTCCGTCGACCTGTACTTCAGCCCGCAGGCCCCGGCAGGCAAGGAATCCAACTGGATACCCACGCGCGCCAACGGCCAATTCGAGATCCTGTTGCGCTTCTACGGCCCGGAAAAGCCGCTATTCGACAAGACCTGGCGCCTGCCCGATCTCGAACAGGCGTCCTGA
- a CDS encoding MFS transporter has product MSASSHESPQSSHDHTSGRHPHYSRGTLWLLATIAGVSVANIYFNQPLLGDFRASFPGSAYLIGAVPAATQLGYALGMLVLAPLGDRFDRRMLILLQLAALGVALVVAATAPTLAVLIAASLAIGVVSTIAQQAVPFSAELAPAAERGHAVGTVMSGLLLGILLARTVSGFVAQYFGWRAVFGASVAATIALAVIVVMRLPKSRPTSTLSYGKLLVSMWHLTAENPGLREAALTGGALFAGFSAFWSLLTLLLAGEPFHLGPQAAGLFGIVGAAGALAAPLAGKSADRRGPRAVISLSIALVAASFVVFALSARSIAGLVVGVIVLDIGVQAAQISNQSRIYALKPEARSRVNTVYMVGYFIGGAAGSALASLAWHAMGWSGVCIVGLATTGLAGFSHWRGRERRLIAPGGR; this is encoded by the coding sequence ATGTCCGCGTCATCGCACGAGTCGCCGCAATCGTCACACGATCACACGTCAGGCCGCCATCCCCACTACTCGCGCGGGACGCTGTGGCTGCTCGCGACCATCGCGGGCGTGTCGGTCGCGAACATCTATTTCAATCAGCCGCTGCTCGGCGACTTTCGCGCGTCGTTTCCCGGCAGCGCGTATCTGATCGGCGCGGTGCCCGCCGCCACGCAACTCGGCTACGCGCTCGGCATGCTCGTGCTCGCGCCGCTCGGCGACCGCTTCGACCGGCGCATGCTGATCCTGCTGCAGCTCGCGGCGCTGGGCGTGGCGCTCGTCGTCGCGGCCACCGCGCCGACGCTCGCCGTGCTGATCGCGGCGAGCCTCGCGATCGGCGTCGTCTCGACCATCGCGCAACAGGCCGTGCCGTTCTCCGCCGAACTCGCGCCGGCAGCGGAGCGCGGCCACGCGGTCGGCACGGTGATGAGCGGTCTGCTGCTCGGCATCCTGCTGGCGCGCACGGTCTCCGGCTTCGTCGCGCAGTACTTCGGCTGGCGCGCGGTGTTCGGCGCATCGGTGGCGGCGACCATCGCGCTCGCGGTGATCGTCGTCATGCGGCTGCCGAAGAGCCGCCCGACTTCGACGCTTTCCTACGGTAAGCTGCTCGTCTCGATGTGGCATCTGACTGCCGAAAACCCCGGCCTGCGCGAGGCGGCGCTCACGGGCGGCGCGCTCTTCGCCGGCTTCAGCGCGTTCTGGTCGCTGCTGACGCTGCTTCTCGCCGGCGAGCCGTTTCATCTTGGCCCGCAAGCGGCGGGACTCTTCGGCATCGTCGGGGCGGCGGGCGCGCTCGCCGCGCCGCTCGCGGGCAAATCCGCGGACAGGCGCGGGCCGCGCGCGGTCATTTCGCTGTCGATCGCGCTCGTGGCCGCGTCGTTCGTCGTTTTCGCGCTGTCGGCGCGCAGCATCGCGGGACTCGTGGTCGGCGTGATCGTGCTCGATATCGGCGTGCAGGCCGCGCAGATCTCGAATCAGTCGCGCATCTATGCGCTCAAGCCCGAGGCGCGCAGCCGCGTGAACACGGTGTACATGGTGGGATATTTCATCGGCGGCGCGGCGGGATCGGCGCTGGCCTCGCTCGCCTGGCACGCGATGGGCTGGAGCGGCGTGTGCATCGTCGGGCTGGCGACGACCGGACTCGCCGGCTTCAGTCATTGGCGAGGCCGCGAGCGGCGGCTTATCGCGCCCGGCGGACGCTGA
- a CDS encoding response regulator codes for MGDDIITDDTTRQDKPRGAPLAVLLIEDSPLIRRSLTEAIDALGPWRVSAFADAPDDAIALLSTQRFDAVIVDLQLKRGSGIDVLAWLRHADTSGVAETAFVVVLTNHALPAYRERCLQYGVRHFFDKSLEFDRVLDALCDYARERV; via the coding sequence GTGGGCGACGACATCATCACCGACGATACGACTCGACAGGACAAGCCGCGCGGCGCGCCGCTCGCGGTGCTCCTGATCGAGGATTCGCCGCTGATCCGGCGCAGTCTCACCGAGGCGATCGACGCGCTCGGCCCGTGGCGCGTGAGCGCTTTCGCGGATGCGCCCGACGACGCCATCGCGCTTTTATCGACGCAGCGTTTCGATGCGGTTATCGTCGATCTGCAACTGAAGCGCGGCTCGGGCATCGACGTGCTGGCGTGGCTCAGGCACGCGGATACATCGGGCGTGGCGGAGACGGCGTTCGTCGTCGTGCTCACGAATCACGCGCTGCCGGCGTATCGCGAGCGATGCCTGCAATACGGCGTGCGCCATTTCTTCGACAAGTCGCTGGAATTCGATCGCGTGCTCGACGCGCTCTGCGACTACGCGCGCGAGCGCGTCTGA
- a CDS encoding response regulator transcription factor, which yields MIRVLIADDHAIVRSGFRQFVADEPDMEVAAEASTGDETIALVREQAFDVVLLDIAMPDKNGVDTLRVIKQLRPQQGVLMLSGFPESQYAINLLKAGANGYLNKDAAPDEIVRAIRTVARGHRYLSEFIADALADKLDKPATERPHEMLSEREFQIFCKLAGGRIPTEIAQELHLSVKTVSTYRARVLEKMRLSNNADLTYYAIKNGLIE from the coding sequence ATGATTCGAGTCTTGATAGCCGACGATCACGCGATCGTGCGCAGCGGGTTCAGGCAGTTCGTCGCGGACGAGCCCGACATGGAAGTGGCGGCGGAAGCCTCGACGGGCGATGAAACCATCGCGCTCGTGCGCGAGCAGGCGTTCGATGTCGTGCTGCTCGACATCGCGATGCCGGACAAGAATGGCGTGGACACGTTGCGCGTCATCAAGCAGCTCCGGCCGCAACAGGGCGTGCTGATGCTCTCGGGCTTTCCCGAGAGCCAGTACGCGATCAACCTGCTCAAGGCGGGCGCGAACGGCTATCTGAACAAGGACGCCGCGCCTGACGAGATCGTGCGCGCCATTCGCACGGTGGCGCGCGGGCATCGGTATCTGTCCGAGTTCATCGCCGATGCGCTCGCCGACAAGCTCGATAAGCCCGCGACCGAGCGGCCGCACGAAATGCTGTCCGAGCGCGAGTTCCAGATTTTCTGCAAGCTCGCGGGCGGGCGCATTCCGACCGAGATCGCGCAGGAACTGCATTTGTCGGTGAAGACGGTGAGCACGTATCGCGCGCGCGTGCTGGAGAAGATGCGGCTTTCCAACAACGCCGACCTCACTTACTACGCGATCAAGAACGGGTTGATCGAGTAG
- a CDS encoding bacterioferritin gives MSNSSAVSNTPGQSSDAFVLDVEKIRNDARQHMDEGPVTSTYGADRETVLKLLNDALATEWVCTLRYKRHYFMAKGIHSEAVAREFAEHATEEQEHADMLAERIVQLGGAPNFAPDSLKSRSHSEYKEGADLIDMIRENLIAERIAIDTYREIIRYLGDKDVTTRRIFEEILAVEEEHADDMADLLEGRNG, from the coding sequence ATGTCCAATTCGTCTGCTGTATCGAACACGCCGGGCCAGTCTTCGGACGCTTTCGTTCTCGATGTGGAGAAGATTCGCAACGACGCGCGGCAGCACATGGACGAGGGCCCCGTCACGTCGACCTACGGCGCGGACCGCGAGACCGTGCTCAAGCTGCTCAACGACGCGCTCGCGACCGAGTGGGTCTGCACGCTGCGCTACAAGCGCCACTATTTCATGGCGAAGGGCATCCATTCGGAAGCGGTCGCGAGGGAATTCGCCGAACACGCGACCGAGGAGCAGGAACACGCCGACATGCTCGCGGAACGCATCGTCCAGTTGGGCGGCGCGCCGAATTTCGCGCCGGACAGCCTCAAGTCGCGTTCGCATTCCGAGTACAAGGAAGGCGCCGACCTCATCGACATGATTCGCGAGAATCTGATCGCCGAGCGCATCGCGATCGATACGTACCGCGAAATCATTCGCTATCTCGGCGACAAGGACGTCACCACGCGCCGCATCTTCGAGGAGATTCTCGCCGTCGAGGAAGAGCATGCCGACGACATGGCCGACCTGCTCGAAGGCCGCAACGGTTGA
- a CDS encoding DUF1328 domain-containing protein: protein MLHYAAVFFVIAIIAAVFGFTGIAAGAAEIAKILFYIFLVVFVVTLLLGVFRT from the coding sequence ATGCTTCATTACGCAGCCGTATTTTTCGTCATCGCAATTATCGCGGCCGTGTTCGGATTCACGGGCATCGCGGCCGGCGCCGCTGAAATCGCGAAGATCCTGTTTTATATTTTTCTCGTCGTGTTCGTGGTTACGCTGTTGCTCGGCGTGTTCAGGACCTGA
- a CDS encoding DUF1328 domain-containing protein has protein sequence MLRWALFFAIVAVIAGLLGFTGIAAGAATIAKFLFVLFLILCVVFLVLGFVITKKAVD, from the coding sequence ATGCTGAGATGGGCATTGTTCTTTGCGATCGTCGCGGTGATTGCCGGGCTTCTCGGCTTCACGGGCATCGCCGCGGGCGCGGCCACGATCGCGAAATTTCTGTTCGTGCTGTTCCTGATTCTGTGCGTTGTGTTTCTGGTGCTGGGTTTCGTGATTACGAAAAAAGCGGTCGATTAG